The following coding sequences are from one Pseudonocardia sp. HH130630-07 window:
- a CDS encoding gamma-glutamylcyclotransferase, producing the protein MRPDTAGGRPDSEFPADPYPGARVGASYVHLGGYSYPLVADPARPSGLRVAGRCLDAWLAGHGAVPCAGRVPVLAYGSNANPSKISWMRAERGLTGPVVVLRVRCDGLSAVWSAGTRVVDDQRPATLAAAPGTVEEHAVWLAAPDQFAALDAVEGRSADPPRYRLARVATGTVSLLDGGGRLDRPWAYVAPATPSGAPRTDRRPLLLDGVPVPCTAVDQAGAAALDGVPGPDGLDVTTVDGVPTPDGWPSRVFVYGTLMPGEHAWPLLREHAAAVLPQPSFLPVGGLADTGLGRPALSPDTGAGVPGFTVELADPCGALPELDRYAGPGHQRARFTLDDGTVCWSWRWTGQRDGHTALPGGWAARRRG; encoded by the coding sequence GTGCGACCCGACACCGCCGGGGGCCGGCCGGACTCGGAGTTCCCCGCCGACCCCTACCCGGGTGCCCGGGTCGGCGCGTCGTACGTCCACCTCGGCGGTTACTCGTATCCGCTGGTCGCCGACCCGGCTCGGCCGTCCGGGCTGCGGGTGGCCGGACGGTGCCTGGACGCGTGGCTCGCCGGCCACGGCGCGGTGCCCTGCGCGGGCCGGGTGCCGGTGCTGGCGTACGGGTCGAACGCGAACCCGTCGAAGATCTCCTGGATGCGGGCCGAACGCGGCCTGACCGGACCGGTGGTCGTGCTGCGGGTCCGGTGCGACGGGCTGTCGGCGGTGTGGTCGGCCGGCACCCGGGTGGTCGACGACCAGCGGCCGGCCACCCTCGCCGCGGCACCGGGCACCGTCGAGGAGCACGCGGTGTGGCTGGCCGCGCCGGACCAGTTCGCCGCACTCGACGCCGTCGAGGGCCGTTCGGCGGACCCGCCCCGGTACCGGCTGGCCCGGGTCGCGACGGGCACGGTCTCCCTCCTCGACGGCGGCGGGCGACTCGACCGGCCGTGGGCCTACGTCGCGCCCGCGACGCCGTCCGGGGCCCCGCGCACCGACCGCCGTCCGCTGCTCCTCGACGGGGTGCCGGTGCCGTGCACCGCGGTGGACCAGGCCGGGGCCGCGGCACTCGACGGGGTGCCGGGACCCGACGGGCTCGACGTCACGACCGTCGACGGCGTCCCGACGCCGGACGGGTGGCCGTCGCGGGTGTTCGTGTACGGGACCCTGATGCCGGGCGAGCACGCCTGGCCGCTGCTGCGCGAGCACGCTGCGGCGGTGCTGCCGCAGCCGTCGTTCCTGCCGGTGGGCGGGCTCGCCGACACCGGGCTCGGCCGACCCGCACTCTCGCCGGACACCGGTGCCGGGGTGCCCGGGTTCACCGTGGAGCTGGCCGATCCGTGCGGTGCGCTGCCGGAGCTGGACCGGTACGCGGGCCCCGGCCACCAGCGGGCCCGGTTCACCCTGGACGACGGCACCGTCTGCTGGTCGTGGCGATGGACCGGGCAGCGGGACGGACACACCGCCCTGCCCGGCGGATGGGCGGCCCGGCGCCGGGGCTGA
- a CDS encoding cryptochrome/photolyase family protein: MSSSTAVVWFRRDLRVADQPIFLAAADAADRALALFVLDPTLLGPAGAARTNFLYGCLRELDSALGGRLLVVKGDPADVVPRVAAAVGAGTVHIAADFGPYGSERDGRVEQALAEGDVELVRTGSPYAVAPGRVTKGDGDPFKVFTPFSRAWTDHGWRSPAETSASTCTWMDPSGKDGGPRAVQVPHDESCESDLPEPGEQAGLDRWDDFLDEGVMDYDSDRDLPAKRGTSGMSPYLKYGCVHPRTMLADLAKHRGDSVKAYRTEIAWREFYADVLHRRPDSARGNYDRSFDHLPLRTDESARADFERWQKGRTGFPIVDAGMRQLRAQAWMHNRVRMVVASFLVKDLHLPWWWGARHFMQLLVDGDLASNQHGWQWTAGSGTDASPYFRVFNPITQGERFDPDGDYVRRWVPELAEVSGKAVHQPWKLADGIPEGYPEPMVEHKAERQEALARYDAVKAAR; the protein is encoded by the coding sequence ATGTCGTCCAGTACCGCCGTCGTCTGGTTCCGGCGTGACCTCCGGGTCGCCGACCAACCGATCTTCCTCGCCGCCGCCGATGCCGCGGACCGAGCGCTCGCGCTGTTCGTGCTGGACCCGACGCTGCTCGGGCCGGCCGGGGCGGCGCGCACGAACTTCCTCTACGGCTGCCTGCGGGAACTGGACTCCGCGCTCGGCGGGAGACTGCTCGTGGTGAAGGGCGACCCGGCCGACGTCGTCCCGCGGGTGGCGGCGGCCGTCGGGGCCGGGACGGTGCACATCGCCGCGGACTTCGGTCCCTACGGGAGCGAACGCGACGGCAGGGTCGAGCAGGCGCTCGCCGAGGGCGACGTCGAGCTCGTCCGCACCGGGTCCCCGTACGCCGTCGCACCCGGCCGGGTCACCAAGGGCGACGGTGACCCCTTCAAGGTGTTCACCCCGTTCAGCCGGGCCTGGACCGACCACGGCTGGCGGTCCCCGGCCGAGACCTCGGCGTCGACCTGTACCTGGATGGATCCGTCCGGCAAGGACGGCGGGCCGCGCGCGGTCCAGGTGCCGCACGACGAGTCCTGCGAGTCCGACCTGCCCGAACCCGGCGAGCAGGCCGGTCTGGACCGCTGGGACGACTTCCTCGACGAGGGCGTCATGGACTACGACTCCGACCGCGACCTGCCGGCGAAGCGCGGGACGTCCGGGATGTCGCCCTACCTCAAGTACGGCTGCGTGCACCCGCGCACGATGCTCGCCGACCTCGCGAAGCACCGCGGCGACTCGGTCAAGGCGTACCGCACCGAGATCGCCTGGCGGGAGTTCTACGCCGACGTGCTGCACCGCCGCCCGGACTCGGCGCGGGGCAACTACGACCGGTCCTTCGACCACCTGCCGCTGCGCACCGACGAGAGCGCCCGGGCCGACTTCGAGCGCTGGCAGAAGGGCCGGACCGGGTTCCCGATCGTCGACGCCGGGATGCGCCAGCTCCGGGCCCAGGCGTGGATGCACAACCGGGTGCGGATGGTCGTCGCGTCGTTCCTGGTGAAGGACCTGCACCTGCCGTGGTGGTGGGGCGCCCGGCACTTCATGCAGCTGCTGGTCGACGGCGATCTCGCCTCGAACCAGCACGGCTGGCAGTGGACCGCCGGGTCCGGGACCGACGCGTCGCCGTACTTCCGGGTCTTCAACCCGATCACCCAGGGGGAGCGGTTCGACCCCGACGGGGACTACGTGCGCCGGTGGGTCCCGGAGCTGGCCGAGGTGTCCGGGAAGGCCGTGCACCAGCCCTGGAAGCTCGCCGACGGCATCCCGGAGGGCTACCCGGAGCCGATGGTCGAGCACAAGGCCGAGCGGCAGGAGGCGCTGGCCCGCTACGACGCCGTCAAGGCCGCCCGGTAG
- a CDS encoding citrate synthase, translated as MSDETTATADSAVLKYSGGEHEMAVHTPTEGSQAVDVSKLLGKTGLVTFDPGFTSTAACSSAITYIDGDAGILRYRGYPIDQLAQNSSFLEVSYLLIYGELPTQSQLDAFTNDISRHTLLHEDLKGFFDGFPRDAHPMPVLSSAVSALSTFYQDALDPFDSKAVELSTTRLMAKVFTIAAYAYKKSVGQPFLYPDNSLGLVENFLRMTFGFPAEPYEVDPDVARALDTLLILHADHEQNCSTSTVRLVGSSQANLFASISAGVNALFGPLHGGANQAVLEMLTRIKDVEDGNVDAFVERVKNKEQGAKLMGFGHRVYKNYDPRAKIVKEQAETILNKLGVSDPLLDIAMKLEEKALADDYFVERKLYPNVDFYTGVIYRAMGFPVKMFTVLFALGRLPGWIAHWREMMDDPQNKIGRPRQLYTGSAERPYVPLVQR; from the coding sequence ATGTCCGACGAGACCACCGCCACAGCCGACTCCGCCGTACTGAAGTACTCCGGCGGGGAGCACGAGATGGCGGTGCACACCCCGACGGAGGGGTCGCAGGCAGTCGACGTCAGCAAGCTGCTCGGGAAGACCGGCCTGGTCACCTTCGATCCCGGCTTCACCAGCACCGCCGCCTGCTCGTCCGCGATCACCTACATCGACGGCGACGCCGGAATCCTGCGCTACCGCGGGTACCCCATCGACCAGCTGGCCCAGAACTCGTCGTTCCTGGAGGTCAGCTACCTGCTCATCTACGGTGAGCTCCCCACCCAGAGCCAGCTGGACGCGTTCACCAACGACATCAGCCGGCACACCCTGCTGCACGAGGACCTCAAGGGGTTCTTCGACGGCTTCCCGCGCGACGCGCACCCGATGCCGGTGCTGTCGTCCGCGGTCAGCGCCCTGTCGACCTTCTATCAGGACGCGCTGGACCCGTTCGACTCCAAGGCCGTCGAGCTGTCCACCACCCGGCTCATGGCGAAGGTCTTCACGATCGCCGCCTACGCCTACAAGAAGTCGGTCGGCCAGCCGTTCCTGTACCCGGACAACTCGCTGGGCCTGGTCGAGAACTTCCTCCGGATGACGTTCGGGTTCCCGGCCGAGCCCTACGAGGTCGACCCCGATGTCGCCCGGGCCCTGGACACCCTGCTGATCCTGCACGCCGACCACGAGCAGAACTGCTCGACGTCGACCGTGCGGCTCGTCGGCTCCAGCCAGGCGAACCTGTTCGCGTCCATCTCGGCCGGGGTGAACGCCCTCTTCGGCCCGCTGCACGGCGGCGCCAACCAGGCCGTGCTGGAGATGCTGACCCGCATCAAGGACGTCGAGGACGGCAACGTCGACGCGTTCGTCGAGCGGGTCAAGAACAAGGAGCAGGGCGCGAAGCTGATGGGCTTCGGGCACCGGGTCTACAAGAACTACGACCCGCGCGCGAAGATCGTCAAGGAGCAGGCCGAGACGATCCTGAACAAGCTCGGCGTCAGCGACCCGCTGCTCGACATCGCCATGAAGCTCGAGGAGAAGGCGCTCGCCGACGACTACTTCGTCGAGCGCAAGCTCTACCCGAACGTCGACTTCTACACCGGCGTCATCTACCGGGCGATGGGCTTCCCGGTGAAGATGTTCACCGTGCTGTTCGCGCTCGGCCGGCTCCCCGGGTGGATCGCCCACTGGCGGGAGATGATGGACGACCCGCAGAACAAGATCGGCCGTCCGCGCCAGCTCTACACCGGGTCGGCGGAGCGCCCGTACGTGCCGCTCGTCCAGCGCTGA
- a CDS encoding MFS transporter, protein MASVPAGPGQQDSEDEVEPSVLRRAVAASAIGNATEWFDYGVYAYLTTEITANFFPGEYGTLGTLLGLAVSFVLRPLGGIVWGPLGDRLGRQKVLSLTIVLMGVATFLIGVLPNFGTIGIFAPILLILLRVVQGFSTGGEYGGAATFMAEYAPNKKRGFWGSFLEFGTLAGLTLAILVVFALETAIGAQAMEDWGWRIPFMMALPLALIGLYIRTKLEDTPVFRELEESGETENAATGALSSLLSVYWRPILALFGLVVALNVTNYTLLTYMPTYLQNTIGVDSLDTDTITTVGQVAMMIVIPMAGALSDRIGRKPCWWISLIGIFVLAIPMYLLMAQGLGFAILGFTVLGLIYVLQLGTISATFPAMFPAHVRFAGMAISYNVSTAAFGGTAPLINEGLIGATGDQLWPAYSMMIASVVGMVALYFVIETKGTSIRGREIPGLAEHQAKQAAKAGA, encoded by the coding sequence ATGGCATCGGTTCCGGCCGGCCCAGGTCAGCAGGACAGCGAGGACGAGGTCGAGCCCTCGGTCCTCCGGCGGGCGGTCGCCGCTTCGGCGATCGGTAACGCCACGGAGTGGTTCGACTACGGCGTCTACGCCTACCTGACGACCGAGATCACGGCCAACTTCTTCCCCGGTGAGTACGGCACCCTGGGAACGTTGCTCGGCCTCGCGGTCTCCTTCGTCCTGCGGCCGCTCGGCGGCATCGTGTGGGGCCCGCTCGGCGACCGGTTGGGTCGGCAGAAGGTCCTGTCGTTGACGATCGTCCTGATGGGTGTCGCCACCTTCCTGATCGGTGTGCTGCCCAACTTCGGCACGATCGGGATCTTCGCCCCGATTCTGCTGATCCTGCTGCGGGTGGTGCAGGGCTTCTCGACCGGTGGCGAGTACGGCGGCGCGGCGACCTTCATGGCCGAGTACGCCCCGAACAAGAAGCGCGGGTTCTGGGGTAGCTTCCTCGAGTTCGGCACGCTGGCCGGTCTGACGCTGGCGATCCTGGTCGTGTTCGCCCTGGAGACCGCGATCGGTGCCCAGGCCATGGAGGACTGGGGCTGGCGCATCCCGTTCATGATGGCGCTCCCGCTGGCGCTCATCGGGCTCTACATCCGGACCAAGCTCGAGGACACCCCGGTCTTCCGGGAGCTCGAGGAGTCCGGTGAGACCGAGAACGCCGCGACCGGCGCGCTGAGCAGCCTGCTGTCCGTGTACTGGCGGCCCATCCTGGCGCTGTTCGGCCTGGTCGTCGCGCTCAACGTCACGAACTACACGCTGCTGACGTACATGCCGACCTATCTGCAGAACACGATCGGCGTGGACTCGCTCGACACCGACACGATCACGACCGTCGGCCAGGTGGCGATGATGATCGTGATCCCGATGGCGGGGGCGTTGTCGGACCGGATCGGGCGGAAACCCTGCTGGTGGATCTCGCTGATCGGCATCTTCGTGCTGGCGATCCCGATGTACCTGTTGATGGCCCAGGGGCTCGGGTTCGCGATCCTCGGGTTCACCGTCCTCGGCCTGATCTATGTGCTGCAACTCGGCACCATCTCGGCCACCTTCCCGGCGATGTTCCCGGCCCACGTCCGGTTCGCCGGCATGGCGATCTCCTACAACGTCTCCACGGCTGCCTTCGGCGGTACGGCACCGCTGATCAACGAGGGGCTGATCGGGGCGACCGGGGACCAGCTGTGGCCCGCCTACTCGATGATGATCGCGTCGGTGGTCGGCATGGTGGCGCTGTACTTCGTCATCGAGACCAAGGGCACCTCCATCCGAGGCCGCGAGATTCCCGGCCTCGCCGAGCACCAGGCGAAGCAGGCGGCCAAGGCCGGCGCCTGA
- a CDS encoding ABC transporter ATP-binding protein — MLAIDGLAKRFGTATALDGVTFEVRPGEVFGFVGGNGAGKTTTMRIVLGVLEPDAGTISWHGAPLDPALRRRIGYLPEERGLYPRMRVTEQLVYLARLRGLRRSAAVAAAERWTERVGLGERRDDEVQKLSLGNQQRVQLCAALVHDPDVLVLDEPFSGLDPTAVDTLAGVLREQAAAGTPVIFSSHQLELVERLCDRVGIISAGRMVAVGTVGELRAGERTRYDVTGPPPGWADGLDGVRVVGTDGDRTRVELGPGTDDQQLLGAALAAGPVHAFGRHLPPLTELYRDAVADRSGTGSAVVPS, encoded by the coding sequence GTGCTGGCGATCGACGGGCTGGCCAAGCGGTTCGGTACCGCGACGGCCCTGGACGGGGTGACGTTCGAGGTCCGGCCGGGCGAGGTGTTCGGCTTCGTCGGGGGCAACGGGGCCGGGAAGACGACCACGATGCGGATCGTCCTCGGCGTCCTCGAACCCGACGCCGGCACGATCTCCTGGCACGGCGCACCGCTCGATCCCGCGCTCCGCCGCCGGATCGGCTACCTGCCCGAGGAACGCGGGCTGTACCCGCGGATGCGGGTCACCGAGCAGCTCGTCTACCTGGCCAGGCTGCGCGGGCTCCGCCGCTCGGCCGCCGTCGCCGCCGCGGAGCGCTGGACCGAGCGGGTCGGGCTCGGCGAACGCCGCGACGACGAGGTCCAGAAACTCTCGCTCGGCAACCAGCAACGGGTGCAGCTGTGCGCGGCGCTGGTCCACGACCCGGACGTGCTGGTCCTCGACGAGCCGTTCTCCGGGCTGGATCCGACGGCCGTCGACACACTCGCCGGGGTGCTGCGCGAGCAGGCCGCGGCCGGGACCCCGGTGATCTTCTCCTCGCACCAGCTCGAACTGGTCGAACGGCTCTGCGACCGGGTCGGGATCATCTCGGCCGGGCGGATGGTGGCCGTCGGCACGGTCGGTGAGCTGCGGGCCGGGGAACGGACCCGGTACGACGTCACCGGTCCCCCGCCCGGCTGGGCCGACGGGCTGGACGGGGTCCGGGTGGTCGGGACCGACGGCGACCGCACCCGGGTCGAGCTCGGCCCCGGCACCGACGACCAGCAGCTGCTCGGCGCCGCGCTGGCCGCCGGGCCGGTGCACGCGTTCGGGCGGCACCTCCCGCCGCTGACCGAGCTGTACCGCGACGCCGTCGCCGACCGGTCGGGGACCGGGTCCGCCGTGGTGCCGTCGTGA
- a CDS encoding IS630 family transposase, whose amino-acid sequence MARQPEVFVRGLTPDEAQRLVRITRTARDRVRLRRAGIVLASVQGRTATEAAMMFAAKPQYAREVIHAFNQQGFAALDPKWSGGRPRRFGPHVRELICRVARTPPQQVGLPFTTWSLAKLVEHLAAAHRVVISVETVRQVLRDAGVRWQATKTWKASRDPRFVEKMNRILDLYDRAADGRLEPGARVICVDEFGPLNLLPRPGRGWFPIRRPARLRATYSRHSGVRHMFAGLDLASGQLFYRLRDRKRGREFLDFLRQLRRRFPTGGLHVVCDNFSPHLRTDVAHWCHDHDVELVLTPTNASWLNWIESEFTALRYFTLDGSDYPSHTAQEAAIAGYIRWANRHARPKKHFAPESKIRRPDYLPNIA is encoded by the coding sequence GTGGCGCGACAGCCGGAGGTGTTCGTCCGGGGACTGACCCCGGACGAGGCCCAGCGATTGGTCAGGATCACGCGCACGGCGCGGGACCGGGTCCGGTTGCGGCGGGCGGGGATCGTGCTGGCCTCGGTGCAGGGCCGGACCGCGACCGAGGCCGCGATGATGTTCGCGGCGAAGCCGCAGTACGCGCGGGAGGTGATCCACGCGTTCAACCAGCAGGGCTTCGCCGCTTTGGACCCAAAATGGAGCGGGGGCCGACCCCGTAGGTTCGGTCCCCACGTCCGTGAGCTGATCTGCCGGGTCGCTCGCACCCCGCCCCAGCAGGTCGGGTTGCCGTTCACCACCTGGAGCCTGGCCAAGCTGGTCGAACACCTCGCCGCCGCACACCGGGTCGTGATCAGCGTCGAGACCGTCCGCCAGGTCCTGCGTGACGCCGGGGTCCGCTGGCAGGCCACGAAGACCTGGAAGGCCAGCCGGGACCCGCGGTTCGTGGAGAAGATGAACCGGATCCTCGACCTCTACGACCGCGCCGCCGACGGTCGCCTCGAACCGGGTGCGCGGGTGATCTGTGTCGATGAGTTCGGGCCGCTGAACCTGCTGCCCCGCCCCGGTCGGGGCTGGTTCCCGATCCGGCGCCCGGCCCGGCTACGGGCCACCTATAGCCGTCACAGCGGGGTCCGGCACATGTTCGCCGGTCTGGACCTGGCCTCCGGGCAGCTGTTCTACCGGCTCCGTGACCGCAAACGCGGCCGCGAGTTCCTCGACTTCCTCCGCCAGCTGCGCCGCCGTTTCCCCACCGGCGGTCTGCACGTGGTCTGCGACAACTTCTCCCCGCACCTGCGCACCGATGTCGCGCACTGGTGCCACGACCACGACGTCGAGCTGGTGCTCACCCCCACGAACGCGTCCTGGCTGAACTGGATCGAGTCGGAGTTCACCGCGCTGCGCTACTTCACCCTCGACGGCAGCGACTACCCCTCCCACACCGCCCAGGAAGCCGCGATCGCCGGCTACATCCGCTGGGCCAACCGCCACGCCCGACCCAAGAAACACTTCGCGCCCGAGTCCAAGATCCGCAGGCCGGATTACCTACCCAACATTGCCTGA
- a CDS encoding ABC transporter permease, giving the protein MTGTAVGTVALVARREISTQVRSRTFVIGLLLMLLVFGGYGAVFAFAGTQTASSALVLDGAARDLRPELQATADRRGMVLTLTEAGNESTAESMVRSGEADAMLSGGPGSYRLAGLTDVGIGVRELVSDVVEQQAVRTALLAAGADPEQVGTLSGVGIRTLEPADSEQGQRVVTALALSALLFFSVTAYGAAVAQGVVEEKAGRVVELLLSAIPARQLLAGKVIGLGLVGLLQLLILGGIGTGAALATGLLADPGLLPGPVLAAAFWYLVGFFLFASLYAAAGALVSRQEELQSVTAPVAVLLLVPFVLSVAVLPADPRNPVVTVLSFVPFLSQTIMPARTALGVTAWWEPLLAFALALLALAGTVRLAARIYRNSVLRTGARVGWRDAVRATGRP; this is encoded by the coding sequence GTGACCGGCACCGCCGTGGGCACGGTCGCGCTCGTCGCGCGCCGCGAGATCAGCACCCAGGTGCGGTCGCGGACGTTCGTCATCGGGCTGCTGCTGATGCTGCTGGTCTTCGGCGGGTACGGCGCGGTGTTCGCGTTCGCCGGGACCCAGACGGCGTCGTCCGCGCTGGTGCTCGACGGCGCCGCCCGCGACCTGCGGCCCGAACTGCAGGCGACGGCCGACCGGCGCGGCATGGTGCTGACGCTCACCGAGGCCGGCAACGAGAGCACCGCCGAGTCGATGGTCCGTTCCGGCGAGGCGGACGCGATGCTCAGCGGCGGGCCCGGCAGCTACCGGCTCGCCGGGCTCACCGACGTCGGGATCGGGGTGCGCGAGCTGGTCTCCGACGTCGTCGAGCAGCAGGCGGTCCGGACCGCCCTGCTCGCCGCGGGCGCCGATCCGGAGCAGGTCGGCACCCTGTCCGGCGTGGGGATCCGCACGCTCGAACCGGCCGACAGCGAGCAGGGCCAGCGGGTCGTGACCGCCCTCGCCCTGTCCGCGCTGCTGTTCTTCTCCGTCACCGCCTACGGCGCCGCCGTCGCCCAGGGGGTGGTCGAGGAGAAGGCGGGGCGGGTCGTCGAGCTGCTGCTGTCGGCGATCCCGGCCCGGCAGCTGCTCGCCGGGAAGGTCATCGGCCTGGGGCTGGTCGGGCTGTTGCAGCTGCTGATCCTCGGCGGCATCGGGACGGGCGCGGCGCTGGCCACCGGGCTGCTCGCCGACCCGGGCCTGCTCCCGGGCCCGGTGCTGGCGGCGGCGTTCTGGTACCTGGTCGGCTTCTTCCTGTTCGCCTCGCTGTACGCGGCGGCCGGAGCGCTGGTGTCGCGGCAGGAGGAGCTGCAGTCGGTCACCGCCCCGGTCGCCGTGCTGCTGCTCGTGCCGTTCGTGCTGAGCGTCGCGGTGCTCCCGGCCGATCCGCGCAACCCGGTGGTGACCGTGCTGTCGTTCGTGCCGTTCCTCTCCCAGACGATCATGCCCGCGCGCACCGCGCTGGGCGTGACCGCCTGGTGGGAACCGCTGCTGGCGTTCGCGCTGGCGCTCCTCGCGCTGGCCGGGACGGTGCGGCTGGCCGCGCGGATCTACCGCAACTCGGTGCTGCGGACCGGCGCCCGGGTCGGGTGGCGGGACGCCGTGCGGGCTACCGGGCGGCCTTGA